CGCTTCGGCGGTAGAGGCCGGCCGCAGAGATGGGTGTGATAGGCCTCACCGTCCGGCGTCTCGACATATTGGCCGTGCCCTGCCCGCTGCAGCACCGCGCCCGGATGATCCTTGGAGGTGATGAGATGCATGTTCGGATGCATCTCGTAAGGGCCTTCGATGCGGCGCGAGCGCGCCATGGTGACGGCGTGGTCATAGCCGGTACCGCCTTCCGCGGTCGTCAGATAGTACCAGCCATTGCGCTTGAAGAGGTGCGGGCCCTCGACCAGGCCGAGCGGACTGCCGGCGAAAATATTGCGGAGCGGGCCTTTCAGGGCCTTCGTCACCGGGTCCCATTCCTGCAGCAGGATACCGTCGAAGGCCGGCGATTTCGGCGAGCCGCCATAGCTTTCGGTGCGGTGGTTCCACTGCATGTTGAGGAACCACTTGCGGCCGTCATCGTCGTGGAACAGCGAGGGATCGAAGCCGGAGGAATTGACGTACACCGGCTCGGACCATTCGGCCTCGATGGCAGGCGCGGTGACGATATAGTTCGGCGCGTCCTTGAAACTGCCATCGAAGCGCTTGACGTCGGTATAAACAAGCCAGAACTGCCCGTCGGCATAGGAAAGACACGGCGCCCAGATGCCGCAGCTGTCGGGATTGCCGCGCATGTCGAGCTGCGACCGGCGTTCCAGCGGCCGGCGCACCAGCGTCCAGTTCACCAGGTCGCGCGAATGGTGGATCTGCACGCCGGGATACCATTCGAAGGTCGAGGTCGCGATATAATAGTCCGCGCCCACGCGGCAGATCGACGGATCGGGGTTGAACCCGGGCAGGATGGGATTGCGGATCATGATGCGGCCTCCTCCGAGATTGTTGTTGTGGTACGTACGTCAAATGTGGGCGGTTACTTCACCTCCCCACCCTCATTCCTGTGCTCGTCACAGGAACCCAGCCGCCGCGCGTCCGCGCGGCGAAAAGAATCGATTCAGCCCAAGGACTTGGGCTGGCTGGATCTCTGTGACGAGCACAGAGATGAGGGCGGTGTTGCAGCGTGCCGCCCCAAACTCCGGCTCGACCTACCTATTCCCGCTCCGCCGACTTCGCCCAGAGATTGATATCCGCCTCGCGGGCGTAGACGTCGATCTCCGCAAGCTCCTCGGCCGTGAACTCCAGATTATCCAGCGCCTTGACGCAATCGACGATCTGCGATGAGCGGCTGGCGCCGATCAGCGCCGAGGTCACGCGTCCGCCGCGCAGCACCCAGGCGATTGCCATCTGCGCCAGCGTCTGGCCGCGCTTCTCGGCGATGTCGTTGAGCTTCTTGATATTGTCGATGATAGAGGGACGGATGAAGTCGCGCTTCAGAAAATGGTTTTGCGCCGCGCGGCTGTCGTCCGGGATACCGCCGAGATACTTCGTCGTCAGCATGCCCTGGGCGAGCGGCGAGAACACGATCGAGCCCATGCCGACCTCGTCGAGCGCATCGAGCAGCTTGTCATCCTCGACCCAGCGGTTGAGCATCGAATAACTCGGCTGGTGGATCAGACAGGGCGTGCCGAGCTCCTTGAGGATGGCAGCCGCCTCACGCGTACGCTGCGAATTGTAGGAGGAGATGCCGACATAGAGCGCCCGGCCGGAGCGGACGATATGGTCGAGCGCGCCGCAGGTCTCTTCAAGCGGCGTTTCCGGGTCGAAGCGGTGCGAATAGAAGATGTCGACATAGTCGAGGCCCATACGCTTCAGGCTCTGGTCGCAGGAGGCGATCACGTATTTTCGGCTGCCCCACTCGCCATAGGGCCCCGGCCACATGTCGTAGCCGGCCTTGGAGGAGATGATCAGCTCGTCGCGAAGCCCGGAAAATTCGGTGCGCAGGATCTCGCCGAAGTCCGTCTCGGCGCTGCCGGGAGGCGGGCCGTAATTGTTGGCGAGGTCGAAATGGGTGATGCCGAGATCGAAGGCCGTGCGGCACATGTCGATCTTGCGGTCATGCGGTGTGTCGCCGCCGAAATTATGCCAGAGGCCAAGGGAAACGGCCGGCAGCTTCAGGCCGGACCGGCCCGTGCGGTTATATTTCATTTTCGAATAGCGGTCTGCGGCTGGTTGCCAGCTCATGAGACTCTCCTTGCTAAAATATCTCTATTGATGTCCCGCCAGTGCCTGGCAGGAGCTGCCCCTCATCCGGCTGCCGTCACCTTCTCCTTGCAAACGGGGAGAAGCGGTATGCCGCACCCGCTCCCTTAAATCTCGACGCTGCGTTTGGCACGTCCCCTCTCCCCGTTTTTGCGGGGAGAGGGTTAGGGTGAGGGGCAATCCTCAGCACAACGATTCCAACGCTATCCTATCACTTCAACAGCGCCTGCGCCTCCTCGATGCCGAGCGCCGCCGGCTGAGTGCAGGTCGTAGTCAGGTCGATGAAACGCCCCTCCTCGCCCGACTTCAGGATCGAGGTCATGACGTCGACCCCGTGCAGCGTGCGGTCGAGCGAGCAGCGTGCGTCGCGGCCTTCGATCAGCGACATCGCC
This Rhizobium acidisoli DNA region includes the following protein-coding sequences:
- a CDS encoding glycoside hydrolase family 43 protein, encoding MIRNPILPGFNPDPSICRVGADYYIATSTFEWYPGVQIHHSRDLVNWTLVRRPLERRSQLDMRGNPDSCGIWAPCLSYADGQFWLVYTDVKRFDGSFKDAPNYIVTAPAIEAEWSEPVYVNSSGFDPSLFHDDDGRKWFLNMQWNHRTESYGGSPKSPAFDGILLQEWDPVTKALKGPLRNIFAGSPLGLVEGPHLFKRNGWYYLTTAEGGTGYDHAVTMARSRRIEGPYEMHPNMHLITSKDHPGAVLQRAGHGQYVETPDGEAYHTHLCGRPLPPKRRCTLGRETSLQKCVWRDDDWLYLENGTSVPDVDVPGLFGAVPAEKPMRSEYSFDGDTLPADFQWLRTPEPERIFNLTDRPGHLRLIARESIGSWFEQALVARRQEHHSFRAETVVEFSPDTYQQVAGLTHYYNRHKFHAVAVTLHETLGRCVTILSCNGDYPNGRLSFPAESGVAIAAEGRVQLAMEIRENDLQFFWQTEGKGAWQPIGPILDAGMISDEGGRGEHGSFTGAFAGVFAFDTSGRGKIADFDWFNYDEL
- the mgrA gene encoding L-glyceraldehyde 3-phosphate reductase; this encodes MSWQPAADRYSKMKYNRTGRSGLKLPAVSLGLWHNFGGDTPHDRKIDMCRTAFDLGITHFDLANNYGPPPGSAETDFGEILRTEFSGLRDELIISSKAGYDMWPGPYGEWGSRKYVIASCDQSLKRMGLDYVDIFYSHRFDPETPLEETCGALDHIVRSGRALYVGISSYNSQRTREAAAILKELGTPCLIHQPSYSMLNRWVEDDKLLDALDEVGMGSIVFSPLAQGMLTTKYLGGIPDDSRAAQNHFLKRDFIRPSIIDNIKKLNDIAEKRGQTLAQMAIAWVLRGGRVTSALIGASRSSQIVDCVKALDNLEFTAEELAEIDVYAREADINLWAKSAERE